The proteins below are encoded in one region of Cytophagales bacterium:
- a CDS encoding sigma-70 family RNA polymerase sigma factor: protein MKSEYQHIHRHLIVLSQQGDQTAQAELYKLYAKAMYNICRRMLGDDEEARDILQESFIDAFQKLPSLREVNTFSLWIKRIVTNNCINAIRKRRIMTTELKEGIDPMDDDDDNFDYTEFKAGRIMEAVDTLPDGCRTVLNLYLFEGYDHKEIAQILSITESASKAQYCKAKARIRNQLADQQQQYV from the coding sequence GTGAAAAGCGAATACCAACATATCCACCGACACCTAATTGTGCTGAGTCAGCAGGGCGATCAGACCGCCCAGGCGGAGCTGTATAAGCTCTATGCTAAGGCCATGTACAATATTTGTCGACGTATGCTTGGGGATGACGAGGAAGCGCGGGACATCCTGCAGGAATCGTTCATTGATGCTTTTCAAAAACTGCCTTCCTTGCGGGAGGTGAATACTTTTAGTCTGTGGATCAAGCGCATTGTGACCAATAATTGCATCAATGCTATCCGGAAACGCCGGATTATGACCACTGAACTGAAGGAGGGTATCGACCCGATGGACGATGATGACGATAATTTTGATTACACCGAATTCAAAGCGGGTAGAATAATGGAGGCCGTGGACACGTTACCAGATGGGTGCCGCACGGTCCTCAATCTCTATTTGTTTGAGGGGTATGATCACAAAGAGATCGCTCAGATCTTGTCCATTACCGAATCAGCGAGCAAGGCGCAATATTGCAAAGCCAAAGCTCGCATCAGGAATCAATTAGCAGATCAACAGCAACAATATGTCTGA